The candidate division WOR-3 bacterium region TGGCAGCAGGTTGCCAGCCTGGCGACAACTTGTTTGGCCGCGGCCCGAGTCCCTAGTCAGCGCAGAACTGCCTTTGAGAAACCGGCTGCAGCCGGCCTCTCCGACTCATCCCTCATCGCCTGCCTTCCGTTTCTGCGGTGCCCCGGGCTGCCTCATTCACTCGTCATCAGGAATCACAATTCCGTCATTCCCTCTGGACCCTAGCTGAATGCCGTCCAGCGTGTCTCGTGACAGCCGGGAGGGCACCGAATCCTGCCTCCTGCCGCGTCGTGAAGGCTACCCCCCCAGAACCTACGTTGAGCCACGAAGACACGGAGAATACGAAGCGAACGGGGTGAACCACCGATGCACACGGATACCCGGGCAGATGTCTTCGAGAAACCCATCTGTGTTCATCCGTGTCCATCTGTGGTCAGTCGAATGTCGTCCGGCTTCGTGGTCGTCTGCTTCGGAATCCGCGCTGCCCGGGCGGATTGACTGTCCGGCTAATCCTGCTATCCTCTGTCCGAATCTAACACCGCCAAGGAGGACAATTGGCTAGACATTGCGAGATTTGTGGCAAAGTCGGCATGGTCGGCTCGAACATCAGCCATGCCCACAACGTAACGAAGCGAATGTGGGAACCCAACCTGCAACGCGTACGGGCCAAGGTCGAGAACGAGAACAAGCGAATCTGGGTCTGCACGCGCTGCCTGCGCTCCGGCAAGGTCCAGAAAGCCTGAGGCCCTCACTGATCGTACTGGTATCTGAATCCCGGGAGGTTTCTTGAAGTGTCTCATCACCGGCATCACCGGCTTTGCCGGCAGCCACCTGGCTGAGTATCTCCTTTCCCGGGGCGACTGCGAAGTGCACGGCACGATGCGCTGGCGCTCCCGGATGGAGAATATCACTGAGCTAGGCAACCGGATCACGACCCACGTCTGCGACATCCGTGACGCGACCGCGATGTACGAGATCATCCGGGACCTGAAGCCGGACCGGATCTACCACCTCGCTGCCCAGAGCTTTGTGCCCATGTCATGGACCGCCCCGGCCGAAACCCTCACGACCAACGTCATCGGCCAGACCAACATCTTCGAGGCAATCCGGGCGGTTGGCTGCCCGACCCGCGTACAGATCGCCTGCTCCAGCGAGGAATACGGCATGGTACTGCCCGAAGAGACGCCGATAAAGGAAACCAACCCGCTCCGTCCCCTGTCAACGTACGCCGTCAGCAAGGTCGCCCAGGACCTGATGGGTTACCAGTACCACCAGAGCTACGGTATGCACATCGTTCGCACCCGCGGCTTCAACCACACCGGCCCGCGCCGCGGCGATGTATTCGTTACCTCCAACTTCGCCAAGCAGATCGTCGAGGTCGAGCGGGGCAAGCAGGCGCCGGTGATTCACGTCGGCAACCTGAATGCCGTCCGCGACTTCACCGACGTCCGCGACACGGTTGTCGCCTACTATCTCGCTCTGGAGAAGGGCAAGCCCGGCGACGTGTACAACGTAGCCACCGGCAAAGGCTACAAGATAAGCGAGATGCTCGACATCCTGCTGAGCTTCTCAAAGGTCAAGATCGAGACCCGGCCCGACCCGA contains the following coding sequences:
- the rpmB gene encoding 50S ribosomal protein L28; this translates as MARHCEICGKVGMVGSNISHAHNVTKRMWEPNLQRVRAKVENENKRIWVCTRCLRSGKVQKA
- a CDS encoding GDP-mannose 4,6-dehydratase, with amino-acid sequence MKCLITGITGFAGSHLAEYLLSRGDCEVHGTMRWRSRMENITELGNRITTHVCDIRDATAMYEIIRDLKPDRIYHLAAQSFVPMSWTAPAETLTTNVIGQTNIFEAIRAVGCPTRVQIACSSEEYGMVLPEETPIKETNPLRPLSTYAVSKVAQDLMGYQYHQSYGMHIVRTRGFNHTGPRRGDVFVTSNFAKQIVEVERGKQAPVIHVGNLNAVRDFTDVRDTVVAYYLALEKGKPGDVYNVATGKGYKISEMLDILLSFSKVKIETRPDPKRMRPSDVELLLGDAAKLRTETGWEPKYKFEQTMKDLLDYWRSKQG